In Clostridium thermosuccinogenes, the genomic stretch CAAAGGCCGGAAACCAGGTCTTTATCACAGGGTGAGCCCATATTTGAGCAAATTGAAAAGGGATCTGGAAACCAGACCCCTGAATATATATCTCTCTATCTGTCTTTTTCTATCTTTTTTTCTATCTTTCTTTCTGTCTTATTTCTTCAATTCTTTCATGCAGTTAGGGCAAATGTTCTTTCCTTTGTAAACGGTTACGTCTTTAGCGTCACCGCAGAATATACATGCGGGTTCATATTTCTTAAGGATAATGGTAGAACCATCAACGTATATTTCCAATGCATCCTTTTCAGCAATATCAAGAGTTCTCCTCAACTCGATGGGAAGTACAACTCTGCCTAATTCATCAACTTTTCTAACTATACCAGTAGATTTCATAAATATCTCCTCCTAATTTGTAACAGTATTCGACAAACTTTCTATAAATATAGTACCATATATTCCAATAAACGTCAACAATATTTTAAAAAAAATTCAAAATAATGTTATTAACATAAATTTCGAAAAATGACGCAATGCGCCCAAATGCCACAGAAATCGGACTTAATGTAAAATATCCCTGCGAGACTGTCAGAATTGGGAAGATACTATAGACTATCCTATGGTTAATGAAGGATATAATCGCGTAAAGAATTGCTGAATTTCGAACAATTTCGACATCTCGCATATCCTTAGCTTTACAGAAAGATTTAAACCTTTAACAACAAAGCAGAACTAGATAGCGTGTCAGAGGCATATCAAGTCAGTAGTATATCAAGTAAGAAGTGTATCAAGTTAGATGCTTATCAAGTTCAGAAAGTTAGAGTAATTAAGACTGACTTGACTTGGAAAGGACAGTAGTAACCGTTAGAATGCAGAGATCAATTCAGCTTTTGAGAAAAGTTTGCCACACCTCGTGGAAACAAGCGGTATAGTTGAATGCTGCCTTTCATATACATAGAACAAAGCTTTTGTGAAGTGGGGATAATCATTGCCATGCTAAATTATGTCTGGATGGGAATGTTGGTAATAGGTTTTTTTGTAGGGATATTGAACGGAAGGGTGGAAGAGGTCACCAAAGCTGCCATAAATTCAGCGGGTAAGGCGGTAGAGCTGGGCATTGGTCTTTTGGGCATAATGTGCCTCTGGACGGGATTGATGAATATAGCAGAAAAAAGCGGAATGATGCAGTATATATCCAGGGCCTTGAAGCCCGTACTGAAGTTTCTTTTTCCCGACATCCCCGAAAAGCATCCTGCAATGGGTGCGATAGTGATGAATCTTGCGGCTAATTTCCTGGGGTTGGGCAATGCCGCAACGCCGCTGGGACTAAAGGCCATGAGCGAACTGCAGAAGCTTAACCGACACAAGGATACTGCCACTGATTCCATGTGCATGTTTCTGGTGCTGAACACGGCGGCAATACAACTGATACCGGCAACAGTCATAGCCATACGTACAAAGTTCAATTCGCAAAACCCTGAGGAAATCATAGGCACGGTGTGGATTGCATCCATATGTGCTACCATAGCAGGCATTATAGCAGCGAAGGTTTTATCGGCAGTGCGCAGCAAGGGCAGGAGGGCGTAGTGCGGATATGGAAGCAGTGAAAATAGTTTCATCCTATGCAATACCCGGGATATTCCTTGTGATTTTGGGGGTAGGAGTTTACAGGGATGTAAAAGTCTTTGATGTTTTTGTAGACGGAGCGAAGGAAGGCGTCGCTACGGTAGTGAGGATAATTCCCTCCCTGGTGGGTCTTATGGTCGCAGTGGGAGTATTCCGCGCATCTGGAGCCCTGGACCTTTTGATATACGCTACCCGTCCTGTGGCATCCTTTCTTGGCATTCCATCGGAGGCAATGCCCCTTGCCTTTATGAGGCCAATTTCGGGAAGCGCCTCCCTGGCATTGGTTTCCGACATTATAGAAGCCAATGGTCCGGATTCCTTTGTCGGAAGGGTTGTTTCCACCATGATGGGCTCCACGGAAACTATATTCTACACCCTTACGGTATACTTCGGATCGGTGGGCATAAAGAACATAAGGTATACCCTGGTGGCAGCCTTGATAGCCGACACCGTGAGCATCATCGCATCTGTCCTCGCCTGCTGGATGGTATTCGGAATGTAAAACAAAGCGTCTTTATCAATACAGCCCTCGTTTTTTCATTCTCCATTCTCCCGGTGCCATGCCGGTCTGTTTTTTAAATGCTTTATAGAATACCGACAAATCGCCATATCCGATGCTGCCGGCGATGGACGAAAGGGTGTAATCGGTATTTGCCAGCAGCTCTTTTGCTTTTTCAATCCTGAGGTGCTGCAAATACTGCCATGGGGTTATCCCGGCATACTGCTTCATCTTGCGGGTAAGATAGTCCTCCGTGAAATGAAATCTGTCAGATAATTCTTTGCAGGTAACAGGTTTGTTATAGTTTTTGGCAAGATACTCCATCATTTGGTTGATAATGCTCTGAATGTGGTCCGTATTTGGGCGGGCCGTATCTGTAAGGCAGTTAAGTATATTAAGAAAAACCGCCTGCTTTCCCAATATGTCTGAAGGAGACCTTTTTGAAAAATGCTCCAGCTGCTCAAACATTGGTTTGAAAAACTGAGGGTCAAAATTCCCTCGGATTGGGAGCGAAAGGGTTGCAGGCTTTCCTTTGAACTCTATTCTGCTTTGGAGCATGCTTTCTTTGCTTGGACCTGCCTGTCCCGACGCTTTGAAATGGATATAGTAGTATTTGGGGGCAGGGCTGCCCTTTAAACCTTCCTGTTTAAGTCCCGGAATCTGCATATACCATTGGCCAGGCTTTACTTCTATGTGACAATTGTCCTCGGTGAAATAAAGCTCGCGCTCCAGCATGAATATGAGCACAAAATCCTTGCATATGCGCGTGACATGCTTCTCTCCTTCATTGAAATGGCGGTAACTGCTTATGAGATATTCAGGCCATGGAGGTATATCAAAAATGAAAGATTCTGCCATAATCCACCCTTTTGTTCGGTTTTTGCATATTTCAAGTATCTTATTGCAATATGCTATCTTTATTTTAACTGATAAAATTATATTTGCATAGTCAACAGACATTAATAGATGTTCGATATTTGAAATATGAGAATGGAGGGGTTAAATGAAATCAGCATTGCGCAAACCGGCATTTACATTTTTAAAAACGGAAGAGATCAGACCTGAAGGCTGGCTGCTGAACCAGCTCAAGATACAGGCTGCCGGTCTTTCCGGCAATCTTGACAAATTTTGGCGTGATATAAAGGACAGCAAGTGGATAGGAGGATCTGCCGACGGTTGGGAACGTGTTCCCTATTGGTTGGATGGATTTATTCCTCTGGCCTGGCTGCTGGATGACGAAGATATGAAGGCCAGAGCCAACAAATATATCAATTATATTCTTGACCATCAGCAACCCGACGGATGGCTCTGTCCCGTAAGCGATTCCAATCGTTCAACCTACGACATGTGGGCTTATTTCCTTATTCTCAAAGTCCTGGTGGTATACCATGATGCCACCGGAGACCAACGCATCGAGAATGCCGTGCGTAAAGCGCTTATCGCTCTGGACAGACATATAGACAACAATACTCTTTTCGGTTGGGGACAAATGCGTTGGTTTGAATGCCTCATACCGCTGCTCTGGCTATATGACAGGACGGGCGAGGAATGGCTGATAAATCTTGCTTCAAAAATCCATTCCCAGGGTTTTGACTGGCAGTCCTTCTTCAAAATATGGCCTTACAGAAAGCCGGACCCCAAAGGACGCTGGAGCCAGATGAGCCATGTGGTAAATAATGCAATGATGCTGAAATCGGGGGCTTTGCTGTGGAGATTTACCGGTTCCCAGGATGATTTGCAAAGCGCCGAAAATATGGTGAGTCTTCTGGACGAATATCATGGCATGGTGACAGGGGTGTTCTCCGGTGACGAATGCCTTAATGGAAAAAGTCCCATTCAAGGTACAGAATTATGCGCAGTTGCTGAATACATGTATTCTCTGGAGCACCTGCTCTCCATTACCGGATGCTCCGCATGGGGAGACCGTTTGGAGAAAATCACCTTCAATGCCCTGCCGGCCACTTTCAGCCCCGACATGTGGACCCATCAGTATGACCAGCAGGTAAATCAGATAGAATGCAGTTATCAGGAGAATCCTGTTTTCGGCACTAATGGAGGATATTCCAACACTTTCGGCCTGGAGCCCAACTTCGGATGCTGTACTGCGAACTTGAACCAGGCATGGCCTAAATTTGCCCATTCTACCTTCATGCGCAGCGATGATGGATTGGTTGCGGCGGTCTATGCTCCCTGCACCGTAAATACCAAAATAAAGGATGCCAATGTGTCGGTAACCCTGGAAACCGGATATCCTTTCCGGGATACCCTGAAATTTAAGGTTGTAACCGACAGGGAAGTGGATTTCGCATTACATTTAAGGATTCCTGAATGGGCTTGCGACGCTGTAATAGAGCTGGATGATTCCAGCATCTCACCGCAGAAAGGAGCTTTTTATAAGCTTAGCCGCAGATGGTCGGGAGAAACGGTGTTCACCCTTCGCCTTCCGATGAAGCCACAGCTGGTGCAGCGTCCTAATGACCTGTATGCCGTCACCCGCGGCCCATTGGTATATTCTCTGGCTATAGGCGAGCGCTGGGTGCGGATCAACGAGGACGTCCCCGGGCATGAGTTTCCTCACTGCGATTATGAAATATATCCCACAACGCCTTGGAATTACGGTTTTTATCTTAGCAAAACCGATCCGGAATCCGGTTTGGTCTTTGAGGAGCATCCGATAGGGGATTGTCCTTTCTCACCAGAAGGTGCGCCGGTTTCCGTCCGTGTCCCGGGAAGAAAGGTGGACTGGAGCAAGGAGGGCAATTCTGCGGCTCCTTTCCCGGCAATGAGTTGGATTGCCGATGAAACCGAAACGCTGAAGCTTATTCCTTATGGATGCACTAATCTCCGCTTGACGGAGCTTCCCTGGATAAAATATTGATTCAGGAGCAAAAGCGGCCCTGTTCTGGCCAAAAGTTGATTGAATATGGGGGAGAAGAACAAAGGCCAGAACTTGACGCTTTCATAATAAATATTATTTTAGATTAATGAGTTTATATGCCGGCACCTGCCAATATGACAGGTGCCTCCTTTTTTACTGCCTGTTGTTCATTGGGACAACATCGGTGTTATATGTTGGAGAAGTATTGGACAGAATAAACCTGACGGCAGGTTTTTTAACCCTGCAAAAAACAGGTAAAGGACGATGTTTGTTGACAGTAGTACAAGAAAAAATGGTATCAGAGCTCAAAAGCATTAAGTTTAATACAAGCAAGCTGGTGGGCATTGAAAGAGTAGAGCAGGAGCTGCTCAATGCCTTATCGGACAGCGAAGGAACCATAAGGGAAATGTGCATGCACATCCTTAATGCCGGGGGAAAAAGAGTGAGGCCAATGCTGGTGATGTACAGCGGCCTTATCTTTTCCCGGAACATAGACAATATCCTCAATGCCGCTGTAGCTGCAGAGCTTATTCACATGGCCTCTTTAGTGCATGATGATATAATTGACAACTCCTATCTCAGAAGGAGCAAGCCTTCGGTAAATAAAATGTGGGGAACCCATTTTGCGGTTCTATGCGGTGATTATCTTTTTGCCAAGGCTTTCGGCATATTATCCGGCAAAAGGCTGACAAAAAGCATGGATTATATGGTTGAAGCCATACAAAATATGTGCCATGGTGAGATATTGCAGGCAGAAAGCAGGTTTAACCATGATATCAGCCTGGAAGAGTATTATGAGCTCATATCCAAGAAAACTGCCATATTTATAAAATGCTGCTGCGAATCAGGAGCTTGTGCCGGTGGTGCCGGAAAAGCTCATCTGAGAGCTATAAGCGGATACGGTCTTAATCTTGGACTGGCTTTCCAGATAATTGATGATATACTGGATTTTTGTGGTGATGTCGATGTCATGGGAAAGCCCAGGGGGGAAGATTTAAAGCAGGGCAGCATTACCATGCCTTTAATATATTTGATGAGGGATGGCAACCATAGAGCCAGGATTAAAGAGATATTGGCGGAGGAGAAAATAACCGACCAGCATATGGAGGAAATCGCCGGAATACTGGAGAAATCAGGCGTGATAAAAAAATCCTTCGATGTTGCCCGTACCCATATTGAAAAAGCCCAACGATACCTGGAACTGCTGCCGGAGTCGCCTTACGTCGATCTTCTGAATGAGATGGCAGAAATGCTTAAGTCAAGAGCGAATTAGCATAGTGCTTTAATATAAAGCTGACCTGAAAATAATCAGATGACCAGCCAAGTGTGCTTCCAAGTAACAATCAAATAAAATTCCAAGGGAACAGCTAAATGGACAGCCAAGCAAAACCGAATGAACAGCTGAATAAACAACCAAGTGAACAACTTAAAATCAACTAAGAAGCAAATAAGCATGCAACTAAGCAAACGGCCAAGTAAGAAGTTTTAATAAGCAGTTAATAAAGCTATAAAAAGAATTTAGCAATTAAGCAAGCAAGGGATTGTTTTGTGAAGGATTAAAATCACATATCATATTTCCTGTAAGAGCAGGACTGCCGGAATCCCTTGAATTCCTGTTACAAAGCTATCCGTGCAGCCTATATCTTTCCTGCATGCCTTAGCATACGGCAAATACGGTGATACAGCACGGCACCGTATCCACCTTTCTTTAAAAGTGTTCTGGTTGTTCTCCTTATGCCTTCTGTACGGGCCTTTGGGTCAGAAAGATACATGGCAAGGAGACCTTTTATTATCGTGGTATGGAACTTCGGGTATTTCAATTGGGAACAAAGTTCCAGGCATTCCCCGATGAACAGGGAAAGACGCTCCTCCATCTGTAGGGGGCTTTCATAGAAACTGGTGAAATTCAGATCTCCTGTTTCAATATCCTCCCGGGCATCTATATAATAGTCCAGAAGTATGTGAAGGCCGCATACCCACGGGAAATATGCTTTTTCCAGAAGGTCTATCTCATCGGGGGAGAGATGCGGGTCGGAGGCTATAGCGTACAAAAGGAAAACATAAAGGGTAGATCCGGCTGCAGCTGCAAATTCCCACCAGTATATGCCCGGATATTCTTTTAGCAAACCTTCAGCCCAAGACGACAGACGCTTTTCCCGGACATCCGGTTTGATGTGCTTCAAAGACTGCATTTCCGAGTACAGGCAGATATATTTTTTCATTTTTTCCAGGATGATGCTATGGGATGGCAGAGTCAGAACTTGTATACGGCACATATCGACGAGGGCTTCAAGATACCCGCCGTCTTTTTTGCAGGGGTAATACAGGTAGTAGTCGCTTTTATCCCTGTAAGGATCCACAGCATCCAGCATGGAAATATGAAGCTGCCGGAAAGCCGCTTCGTCCGACACACCGGCTCTGTCACACAGGTTGTCCAGGTAGTCGCTTATGGTTTGCAGCGCTGTGATGAATTTGACCGTATTCTCAAGATCTGTTCCGGGATAAAGAGCATAAACACTTCCTCCCAGGGCATGGAACCTTTTCATTTCAATGCTTGCAAGGGCCTGCTTTTTAAGTTCATCATCTTCCGCCTTGCCGCAGACCTCCTTCCAGTGCTCCAGTTCCCCGTCCACAATGGGAAATGCTTTGCCAACAAAGCTCTTTATAAGGTTCATTCCATGACGGTAGTTATTGTCTATATATAAAACCTCCCTGTCTAAACATGTTAAATATTTTATCCCAAAAGCACTGTTATTTTGTGCGCATATACTATTTTCACCATAAAGCAGGGAACAATAACATAAATTACTTTGTTCAAGGCGGATGGTTTTGTGATTCGAATTTTCGCGTTTTGCGGCCTGTACATGGAGAAATTCATTTTGGACAGCAAAATTGACTTTTTTCGGTGAAATTACATTTTATATGCTATAATAATGATAATATTAATAAGGTTGATATTCCGCTTGAAAAAACAAAATCCGCAGGGTATAGTAATAATATATTGGCAAAGCGGGATGGTCATTGCGATTGTAGCATTTAAAATTTAAATGCGCCATTAATGTATTTCATATTTCATCCGGGCAATAATCATATTGACACCTGTACAGTACGGAATTTAAAAAAGCTGAAAAGGCATTTTTATATATAAGGGAGGAAGCAGATTTGGAAAAAAAGACATTTTATATTACGACGCCGATATACTACCCCAGTGACAAATTACATATAGGCCATTCCTATACCACAGTTGCAGCGGATGCCGTGGCAAGGTACAAAAGGCTCAAAGGCTACGATGTGATGTTTCTTACCGGAACCGATGAGCATGGACAAAAAATTCAGAGAAAGGCCGAAGAAAAAGGCGTTACTCCAAAACAATACGTGGATGGAATCGTGTCCGGCATTAAAGATATGTGGAAGCTGATGGATATAAGCAACGACAGGTTTATAAGGACAACCGACGAGTACCATATAAAATCCGTCCAGCAGATATTCAAAAAGCTTTATGACCAGGGAGATATATATAAGAGCGAGTACGAAGGTTGGTACTGTACCCCCTGTGAATCCTTCTGGACAAAGACCCAGTTGGTAGACGGAAAATGCCCTGACTGTGGGAGGGAAGTGGAGCTTACCAAAGAGGAAAGCTATTTCTTCAGGCTTTCCAAGTACCAGGACAAGCTTATAAAATACATAGAGGAGCATCCGGACTTCATACAGCCGGTTTCAAGGCAGAATGAAATGCTCAACAACTTTCTGCGCCCAGGGCTGGAAGACCTCTGTGTTTCCAGAACCTCTTTCGATTGGGGAATACCGGTGACTTTTGACGAAAAACACGTAGTCTATGTCTGGATAGATGCCCTTTCCAACTATATTACCGCTTTGGGATACGGGTCTTCGGATGATTCCGATTATAAAAAATACTGGCCTGCCGATGTACATCTGGTAGGAAAGGAAATAGTCCGTTTCCATACAATCATATGGCCGGCAATGCTCATGGCCCTTGGAGAACCACTGCCGAAGCAGGTTTATGGACACGGATGGCTGCTGCTGGAAGGCGGCAAAATGTCCAAATCCAAAGGAAATGTCGTAGATCCGGTTATATTGGTGGAAAAATACGGCCTTGATGCGATCCGGTACTTCCTTTTGAGAGAAGTTCCCTTCGGTTCGGATGGGGTATTCTCCAACGAAGCGCTGATAAACAGGATTAATTCGGACCTTGCCAACGACCTGGGAAATCTGGTCAGCAGAACGGTGGCAATGATTGATAAATATTTCGGTGGTACCCTGCCTTCGGAAAAGGTGTCCGGAGATTTCGACGAGGATTTGAAGAAGATGGTGACAGAGTTGACGCCCAAGGTGGAGGAGCTTATGGACAAACTGCAGTTCAGCTCAGCCCTGGCGGAGATTTGGAAGGTAATATCCAGGACAAACAAATATATTGACGAAACAATGCCATGGGTATTGGCCAAGGATGAAGCGAGCAAGCCAAGGCTTGCGGCAGTTTTGTACAATCTTGCCGAGAGCCTCA encodes the following:
- a CDS encoding AbrB/MazE/SpoVT family DNA-binding domain-containing protein, producing the protein MKSTGIVRKVDELGRVVLPIELRRTLDIAEKDALEIYVDGSTIILKKYEPACIFCGDAKDVTVYKGKNICPNCMKELKK
- a CDS encoding nucleoside recognition domain-containing protein is translated as MLNYVWMGMLVIGFFVGILNGRVEEVTKAAINSAGKAVELGIGLLGIMCLWTGLMNIAEKSGMMQYISRALKPVLKFLFPDIPEKHPAMGAIVMNLAANFLGLGNAATPLGLKAMSELQKLNRHKDTATDSMCMFLVLNTAAIQLIPATVIAIRTKFNSQNPEEIIGTVWIASICATIAGIIAAKVLSAVRSKGRRA
- a CDS encoding spore maturation protein translates to MEAVKIVSSYAIPGIFLVILGVGVYRDVKVFDVFVDGAKEGVATVVRIIPSLVGLMVAVGVFRASGALDLLIYATRPVASFLGIPSEAMPLAFMRPISGSASLALVSDIIEANGPDSFVGRVVSTMMGSTETIFYTLTVYFGSVGIKNIRYTLVAALIADTVSIIASVLACWMVFGM
- a CDS encoding helix-turn-helix domain-containing protein, which encodes MAESFIFDIPPWPEYLISSYRHFNEGEKHVTRICKDFVLIFMLERELYFTEDNCHIEVKPGQWYMQIPGLKQEGLKGSPAPKYYYIHFKASGQAGPSKESMLQSRIEFKGKPATLSLPIRGNFDPQFFKPMFEQLEHFSKRSPSDILGKQAVFLNILNCLTDTARPNTDHIQSIINQMMEYLAKNYNKPVTCKELSDRFHFTEDYLTRKMKQYAGITPWQYLQHLRIEKAKELLANTDYTLSSIAGSIGYGDLSVFYKAFKKQTGMAPGEWRMKKRGLY
- a CDS encoding beta-L-arabinofuranosidase domain-containing protein; its protein translation is MKSALRKPAFTFLKTEEIRPEGWLLNQLKIQAAGLSGNLDKFWRDIKDSKWIGGSADGWERVPYWLDGFIPLAWLLDDEDMKARANKYINYILDHQQPDGWLCPVSDSNRSTYDMWAYFLILKVLVVYHDATGDQRIENAVRKALIALDRHIDNNTLFGWGQMRWFECLIPLLWLYDRTGEEWLINLASKIHSQGFDWQSFFKIWPYRKPDPKGRWSQMSHVVNNAMMLKSGALLWRFTGSQDDLQSAENMVSLLDEYHGMVTGVFSGDECLNGKSPIQGTELCAVAEYMYSLEHLLSITGCSAWGDRLEKITFNALPATFSPDMWTHQYDQQVNQIECSYQENPVFGTNGGYSNTFGLEPNFGCCTANLNQAWPKFAHSTFMRSDDGLVAAVYAPCTVNTKIKDANVSVTLETGYPFRDTLKFKVVTDREVDFALHLRIPEWACDAVIELDDSSISPQKGAFYKLSRRWSGETVFTLRLPMKPQLVQRPNDLYAVTRGPLVYSLAIGERWVRINEDVPGHEFPHCDYEIYPTTPWNYGFYLSKTDPESGLVFEEHPIGDCPFSPEGAPVSVRVPGRKVDWSKEGNSAAPFPAMSWIADETETLKLIPYGCTNLRLTELPWIKY
- a CDS encoding polyprenyl synthetase family protein; this translates as MTVVQEKMVSELKSIKFNTSKLVGIERVEQELLNALSDSEGTIREMCMHILNAGGKRVRPMLVMYSGLIFSRNIDNILNAAVAAELIHMASLVHDDIIDNSYLRRSKPSVNKMWGTHFAVLCGDYLFAKAFGILSGKRLTKSMDYMVEAIQNMCHGEILQAESRFNHDISLEEYYELISKKTAIFIKCCCESGACAGGAGKAHLRAISGYGLNLGLAFQIIDDILDFCGDVDVMGKPRGEDLKQGSITMPLIYLMRDGNHRARIKEILAEEKITDQHMEEIAGILEKSGVIKKSFDVARTHIEKAQRYLELLPESPYVDLLNEMAEMLKSRAN
- a CDS encoding tetraprenyl-beta-curcumene synthase family protein, producing MNLIKSFVGKAFPIVDGELEHWKEVCGKAEDDELKKQALASIEMKRFHALGGSVYALYPGTDLENTVKFITALQTISDYLDNLCDRAGVSDEAAFRQLHISMLDAVDPYRDKSDYYLYYPCKKDGGYLEALVDMCRIQVLTLPSHSIILEKMKKYICLYSEMQSLKHIKPDVREKRLSSWAEGLLKEYPGIYWWEFAAAAGSTLYVFLLYAIASDPHLSPDEIDLLEKAYFPWVCGLHILLDYYIDAREDIETGDLNFTSFYESPLQMEERLSLFIGECLELCSQLKYPKFHTTIIKGLLAMYLSDPKARTEGIRRTTRTLLKKGGYGAVLYHRICRMLRHAGKI
- the metG gene encoding methionine--tRNA ligase, translated to MEKKTFYITTPIYYPSDKLHIGHSYTTVAADAVARYKRLKGYDVMFLTGTDEHGQKIQRKAEEKGVTPKQYVDGIVSGIKDMWKLMDISNDRFIRTTDEYHIKSVQQIFKKLYDQGDIYKSEYEGWYCTPCESFWTKTQLVDGKCPDCGREVELTKEESYFFRLSKYQDKLIKYIEEHPDFIQPVSRQNEMLNNFLRPGLEDLCVSRTSFDWGIPVTFDEKHVVYVWIDALSNYITALGYGSSDDSDYKKYWPADVHLVGKEIVRFHTIIWPAMLMALGEPLPKQVYGHGWLLLEGGKMSKSKGNVVDPVILVEKYGLDAIRYFLLREVPFGSDGVFSNEALINRINSDLANDLGNLVSRTVAMIDKYFGGTLPSEKVSGDFDEDLKKMVTELTPKVEELMDKLQFSSALAEIWKVISRTNKYIDETMPWVLAKDEASKPRLAAVLYNLAESLRVISILLQPFMTQTPAKIWHQLGLAGSDVLTWESARVWGGYPEGISVNKGEVIFPRIDVKKEMEELEKLTAAKDENKADNSGDKDKSQKGGKEDKAEKQQEMITIDDFAKLDLRVAKVLEAEKVEGADKLLKLKLEVGSETRQVVSGIAKHYAPQDLIGKTIILVANLKPVKLRGIESQGMILAATDENGLVLATTDKPIKSGSKIS